gaacaatgctggaccagcgaaagaagccggggtgcaaatttcaccaactgattaaacagcacctttgcgagaacctttctgtccgtattgtggagcgctatgggacgccaattctcaatacgagtcgaatccttaccttttgatagaacaatcaaagctgacctcctcattgacctcggcagagtgcccgaggatagacactcattaaatacagatgtcaatagaggaactagggttcctttaaaggtcttgtagaactcggatgttaagccacccggccctggcgattttttcagacctagtccgtcaatcgccagcattacttcctcttctttgattggatctatcaaGACATTAAGGGAGGAATcctctcctggctcagggatagtttcagccaggaaagtcgacatctcctctcggtctggatcctgcctacccaaaaggtgagagtagaaggatctaacgacctccaggatccctgacttggatctcctcagggaccctgtactgtctattagtcctgtcactattttacgactcactgacatcttacagttcctgtaggggtcgggcgagcggtacctcccgaaatccctctcaagaaccaaagatgcgtgccaaTCATACTGACACCTTTTGAGCAGCGCTTTCACCCCGAAGATCTCCTCCTGActacctccgtccgagaccagacgttcgagtttcctcctcagttcctgatacaggcggtacctgctcatggacctgaggcctgaaagctggcggaaaaatcctgctacCCGATATTTaatcaactcccaccactcagacttagtgccacctagatccaacaaaggtacctggtcctggagaaaatcttcaaaggccgGTCTTatttctgcttcttccaggagagtggaattcagcctccatatacctcgacccatccgaagggattctgcaatgttcagagaaaacaaaatcatacagtggtcggagaattccacctcaacaacggacactggtgaagagatggcttcctccttcaaaaaaaaactatctatcctagacctacagcttcctctttgataggtgaacccggggtgacctggggtatgcctgatgtggatatccaccaggcgagcttcGCTAGCTATACTATTTAAGGCTACACTATCGTGggccagtctgtctatggaacctcctctatcgcggggtctaacgacagtgttaaaatcccctccaaagatgacctgtcgactagaaaaaaggaaaggcttaatcctcatgaagagatttTTTCGATCCCACTTAGTTTGGGGTCATAGATGTTGATTAATCAcaattcttgtccctttatgagaacatctaaaatcaggcacctccccatttctaattctatcatccgtcggcatttcaccgctgcggtgaaaagaaccgccacaccgctatatggctcggccgcaagagaccagtaggagggcccgcgtcgccaatccctcctggcttttacgacgtctgccaaaagtgacagcctggtctcctgcaaaaacaaaatgtcagcttcaactcggctgagaaaatcaaaggccgcaaatttagccatatctgacttaatgctggcgacattaatggaagccagcgtcaacggtatgggtaccgccatcctggatgataaaattagatggctttcttcttcctacccctgtcatggtctgaggaggaccccccagactctcttcctttcttgacacgtttttttgaggtggtggagtccattacctcctggcggacctccccccccctcactcacactcccatcctcgtccccctgccccaggttgacccctgccccagaggcctttgtacctctcgggggaaggggtCCAGCAccctctgagacccctacctcaccctcctcttcactttgctgaagagcCGGAAAATCCATGGAGgacttggtagcggttgggggagagcaccagaggggtgcagatgttgccttccgtggccggggcttggccagatgactttggcccgctcaggatcttgccctgtgtcccaggtgtttttttaggctgtaccctctcttcctcaccaacactttcatattgggaggattgagagtcctcagccacttgctccctctggatcctcctgacctcctcatccaattcagcgtccccaagggcatccgtctccagggcaggctccgggttcaggccagaggtccgcccagttgcctgggtttccctcagctccctctccttttgcctcttctccagccttcgatggtaggaaggctggagccctttccttgatgtcttcacttgcccttttgctccGCCCTCTCTGCACGCCTCCccacccacaggagccaccccactctctcctcctgcaggcttggcgacggcattgaccacggagcggggacacctactgaatgggtgacctaagtcaccacacaggtgacacctaatctggtcacacgatgcagctagatgacctatccccccacaatgagcgcacttctgtacTGTGCAAgctgcactcaaatgcgaggggtcgccgcaccggtgacacagccttggttgcccctggtagaagaccaggatacgatccctcccaaggaaagcagaggatgggatgtgggacacagtttgccccagacgtttaagtttcaccataaacgtccaggccccctgaccagatgccaaactcgtccaggttcttcctgggcatctccgctacttccccataccgacttagccaggtcatgatgtcaacgcaagaaagtgactcgttacgggtgagaacggtcaccttcttgagaccattctgacgggatattgcttgtgcagcaaaatcccgccagccgggctcgtccttcaccagctcataattcccccagaagacctctaggcctcccggttgaacaaagctgatgtcgaactcagctgagccatgaggatgtatcagggcGAAGTTGTCACgcgccctgaagcccatccccagaagcagctccaccaccgtttttctggggggacagatttcattgccacgccaccggagacggaccacattcctcctgaccacagcctgcccggttgtcgggtgcgaccactgatctcctcttttctctcggaaggcctctaacccgtacctatctatccagaaggatagatccctctgcacaccctctatggttagggactgcttcccctcccttaaggcctgcaggaggcgctgttgcaagtgacccTCCCCAGGGCCCGAGGACGAGGGTGGGCGGGCCGGCGGtcccccccccactaccccggcataagtcctgcttggggcGCTGGGAAGGGGAGCGCCAGGTCTCCCCACACTTCCGGCTGAAACATCCTCCCGTGATCCTAACACCCTTTTGGCCAAGCCAGGTTCCACATTGTTACGTTTTTCCTTAGCCTTCCCTGCCCtgacccccacccccacctctgcatcatcaggcgCAACTATGGAGGGGACATAAGCGGCACCTCAACGCAACCCTCCGCATCATTGGTGTCCATGTCACTTGCCAGGGCAGGGAGAGGCACTTCTTCATTTATATTTACATTAGCATTTACATTAACATTTTTATTCACATTTGCATTTTTATTCACATTTGCATTTTTATTCATATTTgcatttttattcatatttttattaatatttttttttccactgtatttACTGTATTCACTGTATTATTGGCTTCTCTATTCTTTATCATGTTGCTTTCTGCTTCTATAAGCATTTCACATGATGAGCTGCTTTGCAGTGGCCGCTCTGTGCATATGCCAGCCgggccactcccctcctccgcTCTGGAGTGTCCGGCTCCGCCCCTTTCACCTGCCAGGCTGCACAGCAGCGGCCGCTCCGCGTGTTTACCAGCCAGGCCTCTCCCCTCCTCCACTCTGGAGTGGCCGGCTCCGCCTCCAGCAGAGGCTTTGGCTACGCCCTTGTCCGAGGCGTCGGGAGCCCGCTGGCCTATCACACTGGCCGGTCCCGGTGCGACCGGACCGGCCTCGTTGCAGGCACCCGACCCGCGGGACAGCGGTGCCCTcgacttccggtccgccccctcctccggtatgcggctcacaccgcacaccggtctccggggctcgccaTCAGCCGGGACTAGGGCCACGCCCCCTGCAGCGCTCTGACAGCCAGCGTCGCCCACTTCACAGTGTGCGgcttccggcgccatcttgcccgccCTCGATGCTATCTCCCCGCTTTCCCGCCCAgactccactgcagaagccggggctggggggtttgcgggtcctgcacgtcggaccagaatctcttctggcccggagtgcaggggagacccgtGCACATATACAAGTCTCACCTCTCTTCTTTCTTCCATCTGTCTCCTCAGCTTTTTCCATCTCCTCCGCTCTGCTGCTGTACTTCTCTCACCTTCCTCCGGGGGCAGCTCCGTGCCGAAGCTGAACCCCTCCAGCGATACTGGGGATTCCTGGTCACGTATCTGGGTCATCATACCGGGGGGGAGGGGTGCTCCCCCTCGGACACGGAGCTGCTCCCCGAATCTGGCAGCTGTGCTGCACCTGGCAAGATAGAACTCGCCAGAACTGACTGACCCGAATCCTCCTGCACAGGAACCGGTACTGACTTGCCAGGGTTTTCCTCGTCCGCAgttcctctgcttgctgtcaccttgcttgctgtcagttttttttttctttgttttcatTTTGGTTTAATCCTTCCATTTGCTGGAACCTGTCGTCGTTACGTAATTTCTCTGTGAAGGCTCCTCCCCTTTCCAGAATTACGTCTCTCCTGTCTTCCACCTCCTTTACCTCCAGCAGCAGGGAGCGGACCTGTGCCGAGTATTTGGCCCGCCTGCTGCCGGAGGATTTTGCCGCTCTCTGCCGGGCCGCCGTCACTTCTCCTCGGAGCCGCTGCAGGGACTTCCCCAGGTCTTTATATtcctcgaggtgggccaccaggcgggagccaaaagtagtggcctcctctcccggcctcagtgacccccactccacgaggtccctgcagccatggtgTTCCGGTCCTGCTTCTCCTTGCTCCATTGCCTCTGCTCTCCTGgcggcatgctgcgatgccccagccgCCTGGGGGGGtgaggccacattgctgcagccccgCGATGTCCTCCTCTCCCCTGGGGCTGGCTCAGCTTTCCCAGCCgactgggatgtccctccaccccccaccggtctgctccggagggtggaggcccgggactccatctccagatggagcccccctcggggcactctgctagcccaggcagATGTACTATACCTGGGCAGATAACAGAGCAGAGTCCCTGGGAAGGTATGCAAAAAACACCACACCCAAAGTAAGCAcctcctctctcctcagagagcaagccgcatctgccaagaaaaagggtccatttttggagggcttgtgaaaagccattgcttgttgcttttacatccatgtatggaagaaccccggcaggcatctgccaaaaaaaagggtcaatttttggagggcttgtcaaaagccattgcttcttcttttaccaccttatatgtatgaaccccggcaggcatcagccgcctaaaatggttaatttgtgtaccttttttaacaatgcattaagcatacaacatgcacaagtgcagtggtttctgttagttatctccgtgtcccatccgttttcctatagccatacatgttggcgtaactttgacaccttaaagacagctcaaaagtacttggatacactcatgggtgacctaagagtgttatacagggattctagggctttaaaacagggttatacacgatttttaggggctttcttgtattacaggttcggtcagaactagttcggtccgaatcaaactttttcatgaaattcggcgaacctgccgaaccgaacttttcataagaaactgatgcagctgatacggcattttacaagagcaaaacccaatgttggaggggccgtgttttccaagctgctctcattgctacaaatgttacgagattttcaaaacaaactagcaatttgtagcaccaagttccacataagtatggacttgcattgtcttgtatgtcactttgccagactgctggtataatcgcgctgctggcaatacaatgacaggaaacagaatgcacctatttctacttcgtactaacacagtgcgttgtctatacttaggactgacctcatcccactaacgcatgaagttgctgcagagtaacatttactgagacgcattcgaagaatccagtgagactggaagatataatataagatactATGTAGTCGGGGACGGGTTGTAGATCATGAACACgaatcactggagtagttgtactattaatgtgtcctgtacagtatagttagtgcaccaatgaggacagcgccaccatctGCACGAGGCAGTAGTGAATGTATAGGTCATGAGTAACGCAGTTCTACACCCACCCACCCTACGGCTTCCTCTTCAATGTTTATCCCCGCGGTATATGAATTCATATGGGTAGATCTCTGTACAAGCAGAGCCACTTATCTGGCGCAGAACGTTTACATATCGGAGATCAGCGGTGAGAGCTCTGTTCTAAGGATCACGTGGGCGGCtcttaaaagagcctttgtggttaAATGTGGGATAAGCGGCGCTCACTTGCTCTTGGCGCTTTTGCTGCTCTCGGTCTTCTTGGGCAGCAGAACGGCCTGGATGTTGGGCAGGACGCCTCCCTGAGCGATGGTCACACCACCCAGCAGCTTGTTGAGCTCCTCGTCATTGCGCACGGCCAGCTGCAGGTGACGGGGGATGATTCGGGTCTTCTTGTTGTCCCGGGCGGCATTTCCTGCCAGTTCCAGGATCTCAGCGGTCAGATATTCCAGCACAGCGGCCAGGTAGACCGGAGCGCCGGCACCCACCCTCTGAGCGTAGTTGCCCTTGCGGAGaagtctgtgcacacgaccgaCAGGGAACTGAAGTCCTGCACGGGATGAGCGGGTCTTGGCTTTAGCCCGCACTTTGCCTCCTTGCTTTCCTCTTCCAGACATGTCTATTATCTGATCAGATCTAACGGCTGCGCTCCCACCGTCACTTCTTATACCCGGATGGAGCAGAGAGCTTCTTCTCTGATTGGCCGCATCTAAAACTGATATTCAACGCCAGACACTGTAGCCAATGAGGAAGTAGAATATTTCTATAGACTCGCAGATAACACCACGCCTCCTCCCCTGTCTCTACCAATAGGAACATCTCCCGCCTGAACTCGAATGGAGCAGGAATAAAGCAGCAGCGGCGGATTCTGCTCATTAGGCGCCAAGTAATGTGTCCTGTCCCTGCAGGAAGGACCCAAAGGCTCTTCTAAGAGCCCCCCTCCAAGTCTACAACAGAGTAGcgcagagctgctgctgctgcattagGGGCTTGTTATCTGCGGGCTGCACGGGCTGATTCTTCTACATCCAACGATACCGTGAAACGCACAATTCCAACGTCCGCTACCAATCTCCAGTATAAAGGGGGTGACGTACATACATGTAACACGTCTTTATTACATCCGTATCGTTCctgaattaccggcattatgtccctgtcctctc
The nucleotide sequence above comes from Rhinoderma darwinii isolate aRhiDar2 chromosome 11, aRhiDar2.hap1, whole genome shotgun sequence. Encoded proteins:
- the LOC142663330 gene encoding histone H2A type 1-like; this translates as MSGRGKQGGKVRAKAKTRSSRAGLQFPVGRVHRLLRKGNYAQRVGAGAPVYLAAVLEYLTAEILELAGNAARDNKKTRIIPRHLQLAVRNDEELNKLLGGVTIAQGGVLPNIQAVLLPKKTESSKSAKSK